A window from Dissulfurirhabdus thermomarina encodes these proteins:
- a CDS encoding DUF370 domain-containing protein, with protein sequence MECRCKLLNIGFGNSVVADRIVAIVNPSSAPMKRLREEAKQNSRLIDATQGRRTRSIIVTDSNHVVLSAIQAETIAQRLTSDLFSKAEEKDPR encoded by the coding sequence ATGGAATGCAGGTGCAAGCTACTCAATATCGGCTTCGGCAACTCCGTGGTGGCCGACCGGATCGTCGCCATCGTGAACCCCTCCTCGGCGCCCATGAAGCGCCTTCGCGAGGAGGCCAAGCAGAACAGCCGCCTCATCGACGCCACCCAGGGCCGCCGGACCCGTTCCATCATCGTCACGGACAGCAACCACGTGGTGCTGTCGGCCATCCAGGCGGAGACCATCGCCCAGCGGCTCACCTCCGACCTCTTTTCCAAGGCGGAGGAGAAGGATCCCCGTTGA
- a CDS encoding YicC/YloC family endoribonuclease — translation MTTYARARSEGAAVEVDMELRSVNGRYCDVQVRLPRWLLPFEDRVRKRVQAALGRGRVDVTVQVGGAALAGPEFVPNTGLVQAYLRAAGALAEECGLAGGLELRDVLGILKDAVEAREAEPDAEAAWPVVAEALERLLAEAQEAARREGEALKADLDLRLDRVEAWLEAIDRRRRDHLRAAQEALRERVERHLAETRLDPARIAQEAAFLADRLDITEEVVRARSHLAQFRELLASDEPVGRRLDFLLQELFREVNTMASKSADAEISRLVVDIKGEQEKMREQVQNLV, via the coding sequence ATGACGACATACGCCCGGGCCCGGTCCGAGGGCGCGGCCGTCGAGGTCGACATGGAGCTTCGCTCGGTCAACGGGCGCTACTGCGACGTGCAGGTGCGCCTTCCGCGGTGGCTCCTCCCCTTCGAGGACCGGGTACGGAAGCGCGTGCAGGCGGCGCTCGGGCGGGGCCGGGTGGATGTCACCGTCCAGGTGGGCGGGGCGGCCCTGGCCGGCCCCGAGTTCGTGCCCAACACGGGGCTCGTCCAGGCCTACCTCCGGGCCGCCGGGGCCCTGGCCGAGGAGTGTGGCCTGGCCGGCGGGCTGGAGCTGCGGGACGTGCTCGGCATCCTGAAGGACGCCGTGGAGGCCAGGGAGGCCGAGCCCGACGCCGAGGCCGCCTGGCCCGTGGTGGCAGAGGCCCTCGAGCGCTTGCTGGCGGAGGCCCAGGAGGCGGCCCGGCGGGAGGGCGAGGCCCTCAAGGCCGATCTCGACCTCCGGCTGGACCGGGTGGAGGCGTGGCTGGAGGCCATCGACCGGCGGCGGCGGGACCACCTCCGGGCGGCCCAGGAGGCCCTCCGGGAACGGGTGGAGCGGCACCTGGCCGAAACACGCCTGGACCCGGCCCGGATCGCCCAGGAGGCGGCTTTCCTGGCCGACCGGCTCGACATCACGGAAGAGGTGGTCCGCGCCCGGAGCCATCTGGCGCAGTTCCGGGAGCTGCTCGCCTCCGACGAACCGGTGGGTCGCCGGCTCGACTTTCTCCTCCAGGAGCTCTTCCGGGAGGTGAACACCATGGCGTCGAAGTCCGCCGACGCGGAGATCAGCCGCCTGGTGGTGGACATCAAGGGCGAGCAGGAGAAGATGCGCGAGCAGGTCCAGAACCTGGTCTGA
- a CDS encoding DUF4416 family protein, whose protein sequence is MSILGQPPPAKPVAGLLFRDPGWVERVRRALGEHLGAADLAGKPFPFDCTDYYEGEFGPGLSRAFVGFERLVPQDYLKDFKLLCHALERRWSEDGRRRVNIDPGLLTAERLVVATGKNYSHRVYLGEGVFADLQLVYYQGSFQPLPWTYADYKRPDVVAFWNRARSGYLGALGRARRR, encoded by the coding sequence GTGAGCATCCTCGGCCAGCCGCCTCCCGCCAAGCCCGTGGCGGGGCTCCTCTTCCGGGACCCCGGGTGGGTGGAGCGGGTGCGGCGCGCCCTGGGGGAGCACCTGGGGGCCGCGGATCTCGCCGGCAAGCCGTTCCCCTTCGACTGCACAGATTACTACGAGGGCGAGTTCGGCCCGGGGCTCTCCCGGGCCTTCGTCGGTTTCGAGCGCCTGGTCCCCCAGGACTACCTCAAGGACTTCAAGCTGCTCTGCCATGCCCTCGAGCGGCGCTGGAGCGAGGACGGTCGCCGCCGGGTCAACATCGACCCCGGCCTCTTGACCGCCGAGCGCCTGGTGGTGGCCACGGGGAAGAACTACAGCCACCGGGTCTACCTCGGAGAGGGGGTTTTCGCCGACCTTCAACTGGTCTATTATCAGGGGTCGTTCCAGCCCCTGCCCTGGACCTACGCGGACTACAAGCGGCCCGACGTGGTCGCCTTCTGGAACCGGGCGCGGTCGGGCTACCTCGGGGCGCTCGGCCGGGCCCGTCGCCGGTGA